In the Scylla paramamosain isolate STU-SP2022 chromosome 14, ASM3559412v1, whole genome shotgun sequence genome, one interval contains:
- the LOC135106802 gene encoding piggyBac transposable element-derived protein 3-like: protein MSKLLSLAEAVALVLEEDGEEINILPPEEDQALTDEENIDDNLLEDCSEGQDAEQILPRDVCGRVEVADKLDTDERPTVSQGNDTGSEGNNKKRMKKAPAKKVSWKKCKNTKVFPQKNKINQLEEDYPNLCSLSPGEMFLKLFNNDIQKLLVQETLRYAHEKCNNPKFTFDTRDLLDFIGIFILSGYHKLPREDMYWERSDDVAVPVVSRRMSRNRFREIKRYFHAADNNNLNKTDKMSKVRPMIEATNKSLQQFGIFCEHLSIDECMVPYFGHHSCKMFIRGKPIRFGYKLWCLCSSTGYPYKFDVYCGKSLEGSNTDDALGTRVVEQLMSCVNDTSAHEIFFDNFFTSHDLMLRLQEHNTRATGTARDNRLLKCPLPESNSFKKTKRGTYEYFSDGNILAVKWNDNRPVTVVTNYDKIDPVVYVERWSVTERKKIRVQQPNMIQSYNKFMGGVHLMDRFVVQYRPSIRSKKWYFPILFQMFNMLRIAAWLIHREVSDTKLDQLEFTRSVVRFLFSEAPARNPSLAGPSGHHVHMKMQMEHVSVSSTKQGRCRYCKKNTRMMCSGCNVLLHTGCLKMYHEA from the coding sequence aTGTCAAAGTTGCTCAGTCTCGCTGAGGCAGTGGCCTTAGTTTtagaagaggatggagaggagatcAATATTCTTCCACCAGAAGAAGACCAGGCTCTTACTGATGAGGAGAATATTGATGATAACCTCCTTGAAGATTGCTCTGAAGGCCAAGATGCTGAGCAAATTCTCCCTCGTGATGTTTGTGGCAGGGTAGAAGTTGCTGATAAGCTTGATACAGATGAAAGACCAACTGTATCACAAGGAAATGACACAGGCagtgaaggaaataataaaaagaggatgaaaaaggcTCCTGCAAAGAAAGTGTCCTGGAAAAAATGTAAGAACACTAAAGTATttcctcaaaaaaataaaataaatcaattggAAGAAGACTACCCAAACTTATGCTCACTTTCTCCTGGGGAAATGTTTCTGAAGCTCTTCAATAATGACATTCAAAAACTGCTTGTTCAAGAGACGCTCAGATATGCCCATGAGAAGTGCAACAATCCAAAATTCACATTTGACACCAGAGATCTATTAGATTTCATAGGCATTTTCATACTCAGTGGATACCACAAACTACCCCGTGAAGATATGTACTGGGAAAGGTCAGATGATGTTGCAGTTCCAGTTGTGTCAAGGCGAATGTCTAGAAATAGATTTAGAGAGATCAAGCGATATTTCCACGCAgcagataataataatctaaacaAGACTGATAAAATGTCAAAGGTCAGGCCAATGATTGAAGCAACAAACAAATCACTGCAACAGTTTGGGATCTTTTGTGAACATCTCTCTATTGATGAATGTATGGTTCCATATTTTGGTCATCACAGCTGCAAGATGTTTATAAGAGGGAAGCCAATTAGGTTCGGCTACAAACTTTGGTGCCTGTGTTCATCAACTGGTTATCCATACAAGTTTGATGTGTACTGTGGCAAGTCACTGGAGGGCAGCAATACTGATGATGCACTTGGGACCAGGGTGGTTGAGCAGCTGATGTCTTGTGTGAATGATACAAGTGCTCATGAAatattttttgataattttttcacATCCCATGATCTAATGTTGAGGCTACAAGAGCATAACACAAGAGCTACAGGTACTGCAAGAGACAACAGACTTCTAAAGTGCCCTCTTCCagagtcaaactctttcaagaagacCAAGCGTGGGACATATGAATACTTTTCTGATGGCAATATATTGGCTGTAAAGTGGAATGACAATAGGCCAGTAACTGTAGTCACCAATTATGACAAAATTGACCCAGTAGTGTATGTTGAACGATGGAGTGTAACTGAACGAAAGAAAATTCGTGTTCAACAGCCTAATATGATTCAGTCATATAACAAGTTCATGGGAGGCGTGCATCTTATGGATCGTTTTGTGGTTCAGTACAGACCCTCAATTCGATCCAAGAAATGgtattttcctattctttttcaaATGTTCAACATGTTGCGCATTGCAGCATGGCTGATTCACAGAGAGGTGTCAGATACAAAATTAGATCAACTAGAATTTACACGCAGCGTTGTAAGGTTCTTATTCTCTGAAGCACCTGCACGGAATCCTTCACTTGCAGGGCCAAGTGGTCACCATGTCCATATGAAAATGCAGATGGAACATGTGTCTGTCTCAAGCACAAAACAGGGAAGATGCCGGTACTGTAAGAAAAATACTAGGATGATGTGCTCAGGTTGTAATGTGCTCCTTCATACAGGATGCCTAAAAATGTATCATGAAGCATAG